The Ziziphus jujuba cultivar Dongzao chromosome 7, ASM3175591v1 genome includes a region encoding these proteins:
- the LOC107423625 gene encoding protein WHAT'S THIS FACTOR 1 homolog, chloroplastic yields the protein MEPKLLFSAPKTTSSTSLPFFLSYKSPFLQKPKFSVKSPLSISTIQAEKSQFWGNSLVLQDRNVASSNLIVNHLSFRPIRAAVKRRKELPFDNVIQRDKKLKLVLKIRKILLGQPDRIMSLRELGRYRRDLGLKKKRRFIALLKKFPAIFEIVEEGVFSLKFKLTPEAERLYFEELKVRNEMEDLLVVKLRKLLMMSLEKRILLEKIAHLKTDFGLPMEFRDTICQRYPQYFKVVATERGPALELTHWDPELAVSAAELSEEENRARELEEKNLIIDRPPKFNRVKLPKGLNLSKGEMRRICRFRDMPYISPYSDFSGLRSGTSEKEKHACAVVHEILSLTVEKRTLVDHLTHFREEFRFSQQLRGMLIRHPDMFYVSLKGDRDSVFLREAYRDSRLVDKDRLLLIKEKLRSLVSVPRFPRRGVPQKDADLKEGTDEPEDGTGEGEEEWASIDDFMSDDGSDDEEDDEDDWSNEDDDTPPDFDEDGGTLNIGVQEPVKQDVNSTKHSAKVLHPVTPDGRPRERW from the coding sequence ATGGAGCCAAAGCTCTTGTTTAGTGCACCCAAAACTACATCGTCAACTTCTTTacccttctttctttcttacaAATCCCCTTTTCTTCAAAAGCCAAAATTTTCTGTAAAATCTCCTTTGTCCATCTCAACCATACAAGCAGAAAAGTCTCAATTTTGGGGCAATAGTTTGGTTTTACAAGACAGAAATGTTGCTTCGAGTAACCTGATTGTGAACCATTTATCTTTTCGGCCAATAAGAGCTGCAGTGAAGAGGAGGAAAGAGCTTCCCTTTGACAATGTGATACAAAGGGATAAGAAGCTGAAATTGGTCTTGAAGATAAGGAAAATCCTTTTGGGCCAACCTGATAGAATAATGTCTCTTAGAGAGTTGGGTAGGTACAGAAGAGATTTGGGTCTCAAGAAAAAAAGGAGGTTTATTGCGCTATTGAAGAAATTCCCGGCTATTTTTGAGATTGTAGAAGAAGGtgtattttccttgaaatttaAATTGACACCGGAAGCGGAAAGGCTTTACTTTGAGGAGTTGAAGGTTAGGAATGAGATGGAAGATTTGCTGGTTGTGAAGTTGAGGAAATTGTTAATGATGTCTTTGGAGAAGCGGATTTTGTTGGAAAAGATCGCCCATTTGAAGACTGATTTTGGGCTTCCTATGGAATTCCGCGACACAATTTGTCAACGATACCCACAATATTTTAAAGTTGTTGCAACTGAGAGAGGTCCGGCATTAGAATTAACTCATTGGGATCCGGAGCTTGCAGTTTCAGCAGCTGAGTTATCTGAAGAGGAAAACCGAGCTAGAGAATTAGAGGAGAAGAATCTGATTATAGATAGGCCTCCCAAGTTCAACAGAGTTAAGCTACCAAAGGGTCTAAATCTCTCCAAAGGTGAAATGAGGAGGATATGTCGGTTTAGAGACATGCCTTATATATCCCCTTATTCTGATTTTTCGGGACTGAGGTCGGGGACGtcagagaaagaaaaacatGCCTGTGCTGTTGTTCATGAGATTTTAAGCCTCACTGTTGAGAAAAGAACCCTTGTGGATCACCTTACTCATTTTCGAGAGGAGTTTAGGTTCTCTCAGCAGCTGAGGGGGATGCTAATAAGGCACCCTGATATGTTTTATGTTTCCTTGAAAGGGGATAGGGATTCTGTTTTCCTCAGGGAAGCATATCGTGATTCTCGTTTGGTAGACAAGGATCGTCTGTTGTTAATAAAGGAGAAGCTTCGTTCTCTTGTATCCGTTCCTCGATTTCCAAGAAGGGGTGTTCCTCAAAAAGATGCAGATCTGAAAGAAGGGACTGATGAGCCTGAGGATGGAACTGGTGAAGGGGAAGAAGAATGGGCTAgcattgatgattttatgagcGATGATGGAtctgatgatgaagaagatgatgaagatgattgGAGCAATGAAGACGATGATACACCTCCAGATTTTGATGAAGATGGTGGTACCTTGAATATTGGAGTGCAAGAGCCAGTTAAACAGGATGTCAACTCAACAAAGCACAGCGCAAAGGTGCTTCACCCTGTGACCCCTGATGGTCGGCCAAGAGAACGATGGTAA
- the LOC107423667 gene encoding uncharacterized protein LOC107423667, giving the protein MYHANPSPSSPCSVTPLQLARSCQRKFLSLGRDLQSETLKKMAKKRDRRVAPTSNRPKERVESSTQQDQVDDSASSNRRLIIIFVFFFIVSPAISVLVYSIKFAPPRTESGTDSYVFQRGLIKPDMDYYEILTEHTKVSENSTHRHYTYPVLAYITPWNSRGYDLAKRFNSKFTHLAPVWYDLKSQGSSLVLEGRHNADMGWISELRKTGDARVLPRVVLEAFPKELLTKKKQRNKAINLIVSECKEMGYDGIVLESWSRWAGYGILHDPNMRSLALQFIKQLGHALHSVSSERSLQLIYVIGPPHSEKLQQHDFGPEDLKSLADAVDGFSLMTYDFSNPHSPGPNAPLKWIRSTLQLLRGTTSNSVRTLGRKIFLGINFYGNDFILSGDRGGGAITGRDYLSLLEKHRPIFQWEKNSGEHFFFYSDDVDNRHAVFYPSLMSISLRLEEAHKWGCGISIWEIGQGLDYFFDLL; this is encoded by the exons ATGTATCACGCCAATCCCTCCCCTTCCTCACCTTGCTCTGTTACCCCTCTTCAGCTCGCTCGTTCTTGTCAGCGAAAGTTCCTCTCACTTGGGCGTGACTTGCAGTCGGagactttaaaaaaaatggccAAGAAGCGAGACCGCCGAGTCGCACCGACTTCTAATCGCCCTAAAGAACGAGTGGAATCGTCGACTCAGCAGGATCAAGTCGACGACTCGGCTTCGTCCAATCGAAGGCTCATCAtcatcttcgtcttcttcttcatcgTATCCCCTGCCATCTCGGTGCTCGTATACAGCATCAAATTCGCTCCACCACGTACGGAAAGTGGTACGGATTCGTATGTATTCCAACGAGGCCTCATCAAGCCTGATATGGATTATTACGAAATCCTCACT GAACATACAAAGGTCTCGGAAAATTCGACTCACCGGCATTATACTTATCCTGTCTTGGCCTATATCACACCATG GAATTCTAGGGGCTATGACTTAGCGAAGAGATTCAACTCCAAGTTTACACATTTAGCACCTGTATGGTATGATCTTAAAAG TCAAGGAAGCAGCCTAGTTCTTGAAGGCCGACATAATGCTGATATGGGATGGATCTCAGAGCTCCGGAAGACAGGAGATGCTCGG GTTTTACCTAGAGTTGTTTTGGAAGCATTTCCGAAGGAGCTGCTTACAAAGAAGAAACAGAGGAATAAAGCCATTAACCTTATTGTAAGCGAGTGCAA GGAAATGGGATATGATGGTATTGTGCTAGAATCTTGGTCAAGGTGGGCAGGCTATGGAATTTTGCATGATCCTAACATGCGTAGTTTG GCATTGCAGTTTATAAAACAGCTTGGACATGCACTGCATTCTGTGAGCTCAGAGAGATCGTTGCAGCTGATCTATGTAATAGGTCCACCGCATTCAGAGAAGCTCCAACAGCATGATTTTGGACCTGAAGATCTTAAAAGCTTGGCCGATGCTGTGGATGGATTCTCACTCATGACATATGACTTCTCAAATCCTCATAGTCCAGGACCCAATGCACCTCTGAAGTGGATTCGTTCCACGCTGCAGCTGCTCCGTGGGACCACCAGCAACAGTGTCAGGACTCTGGGCCGCAAGATATTTCTTGGCATCAATTTCTATGGAAATGATTTCATCCTTTCAGGAG ATAGAGGTGGGGGAGCTATTACTGGAAGAGATTATCTCTCATTGCTGGAGAAGCACAGGCCTATTTTTCAGTGGGAAAAGAACAGCGGGgaacatttctttttttactcTGATGATGTGGATAACAGGCATGCCGTGTTCTATCCATCACTGATGTCCATTTCTTTGCGGCTAGAGGAAGCACATAAATGGGGATGTGGCATCTCAATCTGGGAAATTGGGCAAGGTTTAGATTACTTTTTTGATCTTCTGTAA
- the LOC107423669 gene encoding rhodanese-like domain-containing protein 4, chloroplastic, protein MEALNAAGLTPISVLCERKQEPRKFTSFPSISPLKFSNSSGHSTNPPAIQQCLSRRQGALVLLSSVLSPGLAKALTYEEALSAGTSAAGDFDGNGVVDGVISFATENPAVVAGGAAILAVPLILFQLLNKPKSWGVESAKSAYAKLGDDPNTQLLDIRAPGESRKVGSPDIRGLGKKPVSIFYKGEDKQGFLKRLSLKFKEPENTTLFILDKFDGNSELVAELVTVNGFKAAYAIKDGAEGPRGWVNSSLPWISPLKASLDLSNLTDAISDAIGEGSSGLTVTLGLAATGLGFLAFSEIETILQVLGSAAIIQLVSKKLLFAEDRKETIKQVDEFLNTKIAPKELVDEIKQIGVALLPSSGTSKALPAPTDASPKPTTTDNTPQKAEAIAEPKVEAAAEINSVPRAEIKAESLPGFSKPLSPYPYYPDFKPPTSPTPSQP, encoded by the exons ATGGAGGCCCTCAATGCAGCAGGCTTAACACCAATATCAGTTCTCTGCGAAAGAAAACAAGAACCCAGAAaattcacatcattcccctcgaTTTCTCCACTCAAATTCTCAAATTCTTCTGGTCATAGTACCAATCCACCAGCTATACAACAGTGTTTATCAAGGAGGCAAGGAGCTCTAGTGCTTTTGTCTTCTGTTCTCAGTCCTGGGCTGGCCAAAGCTTTAACATACGAGGAAGCATTATCTGCAGGTACCTCCGCAGCAGGGGACTTTGATGGAAATGGTGTTGTAGATGGTGTTATTAGCTTTGCAACAGAGAACCCTGCAGTTGTAGCCGGTGGCGCTGCCATTTTGGCTGTTCCGTTGATATTATTTCAGCTTCTGAACAAGCCTAAGTCTTGGGGAGTTGAGTCTGCAAAAAGTGCTTATGCAAAATTGGGTGATGATCCTAATACTCAGTTGCTTGACATAAGAGCACCGGGGGAGTCTAGGAAAGTGGGTAGTCCGGATATCAGGGGTTTGGGAAAGAAGCCAGTTTCCATTTTTTACAAAGGGGAAGATAAACAAGGTTTCTTGAAGAGGCTTTCTTTAAAGTTCAAGGAACCAGAAAATACCACATTGTTCATCCTGGACAA ATTTGATGGAAACTCTGAACTGGTTGCGGAGTTGGTAACTGTAAACGGGTTCAAGGCTGCTTATGCCATAAAAGATGGTGCAGAAGGACCCCGAGGATGGGTG AATAGCAGTCTTCCTTGGATTTCACCACTTAAAGCAAGTCTTGATCTTAGCAATTTGACAGATGCTATTAGTGATGCAATTGGT GAAGGCTCAAGTGGCTTGACCGTTACCCTTGGGCTTGCTGCAACTGGATTAGGTTTTTTGGCTTTTTCAGAG ATAGAAACAATACTCCAAGTTTTAGGCTCAGCTGCAATTATTCAGCTTGTGAGCAAGAAACTCTTGTTTGCTGAG GACCGCAAGGAAACCATCAAGCAAGTTGATGAGTTCTTGAACACCAAGATTGCTCCTAAAGAGCTTGTTGATGAGATAAAG CAAATTGGAGTAGCTCTTCTACCATCGTCTGGGACTAGCAAGGCTCTTCCAGCTCCTACAGATGCAAGTCCAAAGCCTACTACTACTGATAATACTCCCCAAAAAGCTGAAGCTATTGCCGAGCCAAAAGTAGAAGCAGCTGCAGAAATAAACTCAGTTCCCAGAGCTGAAATTAAAGCGGAATCACTTCCTGGATTTTCAAAACCACTTTCACCATACCCTTAT TATCCGGATTTCAAGCCTCCAACATCTCCTACACCATCACAGCCCTAA